From the Candidatus Thorarchaeota archaeon genome, one window contains:
- a CDS encoding DUF2070 family protein, which translates to FKTWTLFAGHDMLAVTTSAPDFTDDIALEVGVQAADQTRRRVPSLGQVAIVDAHNSISDDAVSVMSGDPEAAMFADSISEAAARTVDMPQTSIEAGVCQIVPEGVTKKDGLGPGGITALVLKQANNTTAFVSVDGNNAEPGFREEMVSMLRRQGVDSAELLTTDTHVVNAISLSSRGYPPVGKAKKQEVLQAIAEAVGCARSKLGEVSLGLGFGAVRGIRTFGEKGFDTLTGDIVEAAGIAKRTGLRTALICYILSLVTMLLF; encoded by the coding sequence GTTCAAGACATGGACTCTCTTTGCAGGACACGACATGCTTGCGGTCACGACATCCGCTCCTGATTTCACCGATGACATAGCCCTTGAGGTTGGAGTTCAAGCGGCTGACCAGACCCGCAGAAGGGTACCCTCGCTGGGACAAGTGGCCATTGTGGATGCACACAACTCCATCAGCGATGATGCCGTCTCGGTCATGTCCGGAGACCCTGAGGCGGCAATGTTTGCTGACAGCATATCTGAGGCTGCGGCGAGGACAGTGGATATGCCTCAGACATCAATCGAGGCAGGAGTGTGCCAGATCGTTCCTGAGGGTGTGACGAAGAAGGACGGTCTAGGACCGGGTGGCATAACCGCTCTTGTACTGAAACAGGCCAACAATACGACGGCCTTTGTGTCCGTGGATGGTAATAATGCAGAGCCCGGCTTCCGAGAAGAGATGGTCTCGATGCTGAGAAGGCAAGGGGTCGACTCAGCCGAACTGCTTACCACTGACACGCATGTTGTGAATGCAATCTCGCTGTCTAGCCGAGGGTATCCTCCGGTGGGCAAAGCAAAGAAACAGGAGGTCCTCCAAGCCATTGCTGAGGCGGTCGGGTGTGCACGCAGCAAGCTTGGTGAGGTGAGTCTGGGACTCGGCTTTGGAGCCGTACGAGGAATTCGTACATTTGGAGAGAAGGGGTTTGACACCCTGACCGGTGACATTGTGGAGGCGGCAGGCATTGCGAAACGAACAGGGCTTCGCACCGCTCTCATCTGCTACATACTGTCGCTGGTGACTATGCTGCTGTTCTGA